One Effusibacillus lacus genomic region harbors:
- a CDS encoding lipoate--protein ligase family protein, which translates to METWRLLPTGKYSPAKNMALDEAVMIAHSRGLVPPTVRFYGWDPPTLSIGYFQRVSEVDFDALAAKGIGFVRRPTGGRAVLHDREVTYSIVITESHPMMPRSVNESYRILSMGLVNGFRNLGLEATMVSLASEADKEKYESLGSSACFDSPSWYELVVEGRKITGSAQTRQHGVILQHGSILLDLDVDLLFSVLYFSSEKLRQRVKASFTDKAVSIRQIAGRDVTFEEAEQAFRRGFETGLNVRLEPGELTDEERALTDELIETKYSTSQWNEKR; encoded by the coding sequence TTGGAAACATGGCGTTTGTTACCGACGGGCAAATACAGCCCGGCAAAAAACATGGCACTTGATGAAGCGGTTATGATTGCGCACAGCCGCGGGCTTGTTCCGCCTACGGTCCGGTTTTATGGGTGGGATCCTCCCACTTTGTCCATTGGGTATTTCCAAAGGGTTTCGGAAGTGGACTTTGACGCTCTTGCAGCCAAGGGAATCGGATTTGTCCGTCGGCCCACGGGAGGACGGGCTGTGTTGCATGATCGGGAAGTTACCTATTCCATCGTGATAACCGAGTCCCATCCAATGATGCCGCGTTCGGTCAACGAATCCTACCGGATCCTGTCAATGGGGCTGGTGAATGGATTCCGGAACCTGGGCCTGGAAGCCACCATGGTGTCATTGGCATCAGAAGCGGATAAAGAAAAATATGAATCGCTGGGGTCTTCGGCATGCTTTGATTCTCCCTCCTGGTACGAATTGGTTGTGGAAGGCCGGAAAATTACCGGCAGTGCCCAAACAAGACAACACGGGGTTATTCTCCAGCACGGATCCATTCTCTTGGATTTGGATGTTGATTTGCTGTTCTCAGTTCTGTACTTTTCGTCGGAAAAACTGCGGCAACGCGTTAAAGCCAGTTTTACGGACAAAGCGGTATCCATTCGGCAGATTGCAGGTCGTGATGTGACGTTTGAGGAAGCCGAACAAGCTTTTCGCCGGGGATTTGAGACAGGCCTGAATGTTCGGCTGGAACCAGGCGAACTGACGGATGAAGAAAGAGCCTTAACGGATGAACTGATCGAAACTAAGTATTCGACAAGTCAGTGGAATGAAAAGAGATAA
- a CDS encoding DUF512 domain-containing protein yields the protein MPKIQAVRPGSLAEELELEPGDEIKSINGQPIKDIIDYQFAITDEAIELEVIKSNGEEWLIDVEKGYDETLGVDWEHPTVDRIKLCHNKCVFCFVDQIPGNMRQTLNMRDDDYRLSFLHGNFVTLTNLKQADLERIARLKMSPLNISVHTTNPELRNFMVGHKKAGEILNQIAYLAEHEIEMNTQIVLCPGMNDGEELDRTIRELAPYWPQVRTLSVVPVGLTKHRRGLAEIRSVTPEEADRVISQVEAWQEKFLQEKGAAFVHAADEFYVMAGREVPPAERYDEFAQTENGVGLIRNFLDELEEIKEQIPSSLKERRHVAVVTGMSPADTIRRGIRLLENVGNLRVDLHVIRNDFYGHMVTVTGLITGFDIVAQLKDTCTADLVMIPDIMLKDDADIFLDDYTVDRLSAELGKPVLVLPANATGLIKGALGMTDKLPPRRRYEATLAHSGMLGCAGGF from the coding sequence ATGCCGAAGATTCAAGCGGTTCGGCCCGGGTCGCTGGCAGAGGAACTGGAACTGGAGCCTGGCGACGAAATTAAGTCGATTAACGGCCAACCGATCAAAGATATTATAGATTATCAGTTTGCCATTACCGACGAGGCGATTGAGCTCGAGGTAATCAAGTCAAACGGGGAAGAATGGCTGATTGATGTGGAAAAAGGGTATGATGAAACACTGGGTGTGGACTGGGAACACCCGACTGTCGACCGCATCAAGCTCTGCCATAACAAGTGTGTATTTTGCTTTGTCGATCAAATCCCGGGCAACATGCGACAGACCCTGAACATGCGGGATGACGATTACCGGTTGTCCTTCCTGCATGGAAACTTTGTCACGCTGACAAACTTAAAACAGGCGGATCTGGAACGGATCGCCCGTTTGAAGATGTCTCCCCTGAACATTTCCGTTCATACCACCAATCCCGAATTGCGCAACTTCATGGTTGGACATAAGAAAGCGGGGGAAATCCTCAACCAGATCGCTTACCTCGCGGAACACGAGATCGAAATGAATACCCAGATCGTGCTTTGTCCTGGGATGAATGATGGAGAAGAGTTGGACCGAACCATCAGGGAACTGGCCCCTTACTGGCCTCAAGTAAGGACTTTGTCCGTGGTTCCGGTTGGTTTGACCAAACACCGGCGGGGTCTTGCAGAAATAAGGAGTGTGACCCCTGAAGAGGCCGACAGGGTGATCAGTCAGGTGGAAGCTTGGCAGGAGAAGTTCCTTCAGGAAAAAGGAGCCGCGTTCGTACATGCGGCTGACGAGTTTTATGTGATGGCCGGACGGGAGGTCCCGCCTGCCGAACGTTACGATGAGTTTGCACAAACGGAAAACGGAGTGGGTCTGATCCGGAATTTTCTGGACGAGTTGGAAGAGATCAAGGAACAGATTCCTTCCTCCTTGAAGGAAAGACGTCATGTGGCCGTTGTAACGGGAATGTCTCCTGCTGATACGATTCGCCGCGGCATTCGACTCCTGGAGAATGTGGGCAACCTCAGGGTGGATCTGCATGTGATTCGAAACGATTTTTACGGGCATATGGTGACGGTGACCGGATTGATAACAGGCTTCGACATTGTTGCCCAACTGAAAGATACTTGCACGGCGGATCTGGTCATGATACCCGACATCATGCTGAAAGATGATGCAGATATTTTCCTGGACGATTATACGGTTGACCGGTTGTCGGCCGAATTGGGAAAACCGGTGCTGGTGCTGCCGGCCAACGCTACCGGATTGATCAAAGGGGCGTTGGGGATGACAGACAAACTGCCCCCCCGCAGACGCTATGAAGCAACGCTGGCACACTCCGGAATGTTAGGCTGTGCAGGCGGTTTCTAA
- a CDS encoding spore germination protein, translated as MPALILGPIKIVGISDGGTALFGDTAFIAPKNASKSYSGAGGGITGDFGATFSVISSTNTVDPDVVDSNVASAT; from the coding sequence ATGCCGGCACTGATCCTGGGACCGATTAAAATTGTTGGAATTTCAGATGGAGGGACTGCCTTGTTTGGGGATACCGCTTTCATTGCACCCAAAAACGCTTCGAAATCTTATTCAGGTGCAGGCGGAGGCATAACCGGAGACTTCGGCGCAACTTTCAGTGTGATCAGCAGTACCAACACTGTGGATCCCGATGTGGTAGACAGCAATGTTGCTTCAGCCACATGA
- the mtrB gene encoding trp RNA-binding attenuation protein MtrB encodes MEIGQEYFLVKAKENGVHVIGLTRGPDTRFHHTEKLDKGEIMIAQFTEHTSAIKVRGKAVVWTKFGRVDTYSEDE; translated from the coding sequence ATGGAGATTGGACAAGAGTATTTCCTTGTCAAAGCCAAAGAAAACGGGGTTCATGTGATTGGTCTGACCCGCGGCCCGGATACACGTTTTCATCACACGGAGAAATTGGACAAGGGGGAGATTATGATCGCCCAGTTCACAGAGCACACTTCCGCCATCAAAGTCAGGGGAAAGGCTGTAGTTTGGACCAAATTCGGACGGGTGGATACATATTCCGAAGACGAATGA
- a CDS encoding DUF1540 domain-containing protein, protein MPGGVKCGVEECIYNDHNNHCTADAIEVMSNGNEIVGTTKGTRCATFEFERHTNDYGEIVR, encoded by the coding sequence ATGCCGGGAGGCGTCAAATGCGGGGTAGAAGAATGCATTTACAATGATCACAACAATCATTGTACCGCCGATGCCATAGAGGTAATGTCCAACGGCAACGAAATTGTTGGCACCACCAAGGGAACCCGTTGCGCTACATTTGAATTTGAGAGACACACCAACGATTATGGCGAGATCGTCAGATAA
- the der gene encoding ribosome biogenesis GTPase Der, with protein MPKPVVAIVGRPNVGKSTLFNRLAGERIAIVEDKPGITRDRIYSSAEWLDKKFHIIDTGGIEVGTDDEILLRIREQAELAIQEAHVIIFLVDGQTGLTATDKEVADILYRSGKPVVLAVNKLDNPNMLNNRFDFYELGFGDPVPIAAGHGIGLGDMLDEVAKHFPSYDEEEYSPETIKFAMIGRPNVGKSSLVNAILGEERVMVSEVAGTTRDAIDTPFSRGEQDFVIIDTAGMRKRGKVYETTEKYSVLRALRAIERCDVAVLVINGEEGIIEQDKRIAGYALEEGRAMLIVVNKWDLVEKDDKTAHQFEQQIRKEFPFIPWAPILFVSAKTKQRIAKILDAVVKAADNHALRISTSTVNSVIEDAVMMTPPPTDKGRKLRINYSTQVAVKPPSFAIFVNDPELMHFSYERFLENRLRDAFGFEGTPIRLFIRKKTKD; from the coding sequence ATGCCAAAACCGGTTGTAGCTATTGTCGGACGTCCTAATGTAGGGAAATCAACTCTTTTCAACCGCTTGGCAGGAGAACGGATCGCGATTGTCGAAGATAAGCCCGGAATCACCCGGGACCGTATATACTCCAGTGCCGAATGGTTGGACAAAAAATTTCATATCATAGACACCGGCGGTATTGAAGTTGGCACCGACGATGAGATTCTGTTGAGAATCCGGGAACAAGCAGAGCTGGCGATTCAGGAAGCGCATGTCATTATCTTTTTGGTGGACGGGCAAACGGGTTTGACTGCAACCGACAAAGAAGTTGCAGACATCCTGTATCGTTCCGGGAAACCCGTTGTACTGGCGGTAAACAAACTTGACAACCCCAATATGTTAAACAACAGGTTTGATTTTTATGAGCTGGGATTTGGTGATCCAGTTCCCATTGCAGCCGGTCATGGCATAGGGCTTGGGGACATGCTGGATGAAGTGGCCAAGCATTTTCCTTCGTATGACGAAGAAGAATACAGTCCGGAGACAATCAAGTTCGCCATGATCGGCAGGCCAAACGTAGGAAAATCCTCTTTGGTCAATGCGATCCTTGGGGAAGAGCGAGTCATGGTGTCCGAAGTGGCCGGTACGACCCGGGATGCAATTGACACCCCTTTCTCTCGCGGGGAACAGGATTTTGTGATCATTGATACGGCTGGAATGAGAAAACGCGGAAAAGTTTACGAGACCACCGAAAAATATTCTGTTCTTCGGGCACTGCGGGCAATTGAAAGGTGCGATGTGGCCGTCTTGGTCATTAACGGTGAAGAGGGCATCATCGAACAGGACAAACGCATTGCCGGCTATGCATTGGAAGAAGGACGTGCTATGCTGATAGTGGTAAACAAATGGGATCTTGTGGAGAAGGACGACAAAACGGCGCATCAGTTTGAGCAGCAAATCCGCAAGGAGTTTCCGTTTATTCCTTGGGCGCCGATCCTGTTTGTGTCGGCCAAAACAAAACAACGCATTGCAAAAATCCTTGATGCTGTGGTAAAAGCTGCTGATAACCACGCATTGCGCATTTCCACTTCCACAGTCAACTCCGTTATCGAAGATGCTGTTATGATGACTCCACCACCAACTGACAAAGGAAGAAAGCTTCGGATCAATTATTCGACCCAAGTGGCAGTAAAACCGCCTTCCTTTGCTATCTTTGTGAACGACCCGGAACTAATGCATTTTTCATACGAACGGTTTTTGGAGAACAGGTTGCGGGATGCCTTCGGGTTTGAAGGAACGCCGATCCGTCTCTTTATCCGAAAAAAGACCAAAGACTGA
- the spoIVA gene encoding stage IV sporulation protein A: protein MEKFDIFKDIAERTGGDIYLGVVGPVRTGKSTFIKKFMELIVLPNIVDDADRVRATDELPQSAAGRTIMTTEPKFIPNQAVEIHVAEGLDINVRLVDCVGYAVQGARGYEDENGPRMVTTPWFDEPIPFQEAAEVGTRKVIADHSTIGLVITTDGSIAEIPRDSYLAAEERVVSELKELGKPFVMVINSTHPHHPETEALRSELVEKYDIPVVALSVATMNQDDIMLVLREALYEFPVHEVNVNLPSWVMVLDQDHWLRSNYEECVRSTVQDIRRLRDIDRVVGAFNDYDFISRAALARMDMGHGIADIDLTAPDELYDQVLTEVVGVEIRGKDHLLQLMKDFTTAKREYDKIAEALRMVKLTGYGIAPPVLEEMTLDEPELIRQGSRFGVRLRATAPSIHMIRVDVESEFAPIVGTEKQSEELVRYLMQDFEEDPLKIWDSDIFGKSLSAIVREGISAKLAMMPENAQYKLKETLERIINEGSGGLIAIIL from the coding sequence GTGGAGAAGTTTGATATTTTCAAAGACATCGCGGAGCGAACAGGAGGGGACATCTATCTCGGCGTAGTGGGCCCTGTTCGAACCGGTAAATCCACTTTTATCAAAAAATTCATGGAGTTGATTGTTCTTCCCAATATTGTGGATGATGCAGACAGAGTACGTGCTACGGACGAATTGCCGCAAAGTGCGGCAGGTCGGACCATCATGACTACTGAACCGAAATTCATCCCCAACCAGGCTGTCGAGATCCATGTGGCGGAAGGTCTGGACATCAATGTCCGACTGGTGGACTGCGTTGGTTATGCAGTCCAGGGTGCACGCGGTTATGAAGATGAAAACGGTCCCCGCATGGTTACCACCCCGTGGTTTGACGAACCGATACCCTTTCAGGAAGCTGCAGAAGTCGGAACACGCAAGGTCATTGCCGATCATTCCACAATTGGCCTTGTGATTACCACTGACGGAAGCATTGCGGAAATACCCCGGGATTCTTATCTTGCAGCGGAAGAACGGGTTGTTTCGGAGTTAAAGGAACTTGGAAAACCCTTTGTCATGGTCATCAATTCGACTCACCCGCACCATCCGGAAACGGAAGCGCTTCGGTCCGAACTGGTTGAGAAGTATGACATTCCCGTTGTAGCCTTGTCAGTTGCCACCATGAATCAGGATGACATCATGCTGGTGTTGCGGGAAGCGCTGTATGAGTTCCCTGTGCACGAGGTCAATGTAAACCTGCCTTCCTGGGTAATGGTGCTTGATCAGGATCATTGGTTGCGATCCAACTATGAGGAATGCGTTCGTAGCACAGTTCAGGATATCAGAAGACTGCGTGACATCGATCGGGTGGTAGGTGCATTCAACGACTACGACTTCATTTCCCGCGCCGCTCTGGCACGCATGGATATGGGCCATGGAATCGCCGACATTGACCTTACTGCCCCAGACGAACTGTATGATCAAGTATTGACCGAAGTTGTCGGTGTCGAAATCCGTGGAAAAGATCATTTGCTGCAACTGATGAAAGACTTTACCACCGCCAAACGGGAATATGACAAGATTGCAGAAGCTTTGCGGATGGTGAAACTGACCGGTTACGGCATTGCACCTCCGGTATTGGAAGAAATGACTCTTGACGAACCCGAACTGATTCGCCAGGGTTCCCGGTTTGGCGTCCGTCTTCGGGCAACAGCTCCTTCCATTCATATGATCCGCGTTGACGTGGAATCGGAGTTTGCACCGATTGTCGGCACCGAAAAACAAAGTGAAGAACTGGTACGATACTTGATGCAGGACTTCGAGGAGGATCCCCTTAAGATTTGGGATTCGGATATTTTCGGCAAATCCCTTTCAGCCATCGTAAGAGAAGGGATTTCGGCAAAATTGGCCATGATGCCGGAGAACGCACAATACAAGTTGAAAGAGACCCTCGAACGCATCATTAACGAAGGAAGCGGCGGGTTGATCGCAATTATCCTGTAA
- a CDS encoding NAD(P)H-dependent glycerol-3-phosphate dehydrogenase: MGSSVAVIGAGSWGTALALVLADNGCKVTMWARRQEVVDEILAERTNSRYLPDVTLPETISPTSDLERALADHDYVLAAMPSVAFRDTMKQVSPFIHKDTRVIHATKGFDKEKLNRMSQVILEEIPQLDARNLAVLTGPSHAEEVSRRFPTTVVVASKSRATAEAFQDLFMNTYFRVYTNPDVVGAELGGALKNIIALGVGLSDGLQFGDNAKAALMTRGLTEISRLGIQMGAAQMTFAGLAGIGDLIVTCTSKHSRNWRAGYQLGQGKTVDEVLSSMNMVVEGIHATKAAYALSQKHEVIMPITNAIFHVLFEGKNPRAAVEDLMGRGKTHEMEEVARMSMRWEE, from the coding sequence ATGGGAAGTTCTGTTGCTGTAATTGGAGCTGGCAGTTGGGGGACTGCTCTGGCGCTTGTATTGGCCGATAATGGCTGCAAAGTGACCATGTGGGCCAGAAGGCAGGAAGTTGTTGATGAAATTCTGGCAGAACGGACAAACTCCAGGTATTTGCCGGATGTAACATTGCCGGAGACCATTTCTCCAACTTCCGATCTGGAGAGGGCTCTGGCGGATCATGACTACGTCTTGGCGGCCATGCCGTCCGTTGCTTTTCGGGATACCATGAAACAGGTCTCTCCATTTATACATAAAGACACCAGGGTCATTCATGCCACAAAGGGCTTTGACAAAGAAAAATTGAACCGTATGAGCCAAGTGATACTTGAAGAAATTCCCCAGCTGGATGCCAGGAACCTGGCAGTCTTAACAGGTCCAAGCCATGCGGAGGAAGTCTCCAGAAGATTCCCCACAACGGTTGTGGTAGCCAGCAAGTCCCGAGCAACCGCAGAAGCGTTTCAAGATCTGTTTATGAACACCTATTTTCGTGTCTATACCAATCCTGATGTGGTGGGGGCCGAGCTGGGGGGAGCCCTGAAAAATATCATTGCCTTGGGGGTAGGTCTGTCTGACGGACTGCAATTCGGGGACAATGCCAAAGCCGCTCTGATGACAAGGGGACTGACGGAAATCTCCCGGCTCGGAATCCAAATGGGGGCCGCTCAGATGACCTTTGCGGGGCTTGCGGGGATTGGGGATCTGATTGTGACTTGCACCTCCAAGCACAGCCGCAATTGGCGGGCTGGCTACCAACTGGGCCAGGGAAAAACGGTGGATGAAGTGTTGTCCTCCATGAACATGGTGGTGGAAGGTATCCATGCTACCAAAGCTGCATACGCGCTTTCCCAAAAACATGAAGTGATCATGCCGATCACCAATGCCATTTTTCATGTCCTGTTTGAAGGGAAGAACCCACGGGCGGCAGTGGAGGATCTTATGGGACGGGGAAAAACCCATGAGATGGAGGAAGTGGCCCGAATGTCCATGAGATGGGAAGAATAG
- a CDS encoding HU family DNA-binding protein, with product MNKTDLVNSVAEKSELTKKDAARAVDAVFESIMEALVRGDKVQLIGFGNFETRERAARKGRNPQTGEEIEIAASKVPAFKPGKALRDAIK from the coding sequence TTGAACAAGACAGACCTGGTGAATTCGGTCGCGGAGAAATCAGAACTCACGAAGAAAGATGCGGCAAGAGCAGTGGATGCCGTATTTGAAAGCATAATGGAAGCATTGGTAAGAGGGGACAAGGTGCAGCTCATCGGTTTCGGCAACTTTGAAACAAGGGAACGGGCGGCCCGAAAGGGAAGGAATCCCCAGACCGGCGAAGAGATTGAGATTGCCGCGTCGAAAGTCCCTGCTTTTAAACCCGGCAAAGCACTCCGGGACGCAATCAAATAA
- the gcvH gene encoding glycine cleavage system protein GcvH — protein MSNLPAELKYSKEHEWVRVEGNKAYIGITDFAQSELGDIVFVELPEVGDEIAQNSTFGTVESVKTVSDLYAPVSGTILEVNETLADSPEKVNESPYGDGWMLVVEMKDPGELDTLLTAAQYAEIIKG, from the coding sequence ATGAGCAATTTGCCTGCTGAGCTGAAGTACTCCAAAGAACATGAGTGGGTGCGTGTGGAAGGTAACAAAGCGTACATAGGAATTACCGACTTCGCCCAATCGGAACTCGGGGATATTGTATTCGTTGAATTGCCGGAAGTTGGCGACGAAATCGCGCAAAACTCCACCTTTGGAACTGTGGAGTCTGTGAAAACCGTTTCGGACCTGTATGCACCTGTAAGCGGGACAATCCTGGAAGTAAACGAAACTTTGGCTGATTCTCCTGAAAAAGTTAACGAATCTCCATACGGAGACGGGTGGATGCTGGTTGTGGAAATGAAAGATCCGGGTGAATTGGACACACTGCTGACTGCTGCCCAGTACGCGGAGATTATTAAAGGGTAA
- a CDS encoding acyl-CoA synthetase has protein sequence METGQNSLGKEFPLQIPEFYNFAAQVSDYAVKHPDKKALIVVTEEETERTVTYRELVAYANRIGNGLLALGINRHDKVIVLVPRGIEAYGIYLALNKIGAVIMPCSEMLRGKDIEYRANHAGAKAVIAFPGSVKEVEEVRANCPTIEHFVVIGRQDGWIALEDIVTAADDSMEALDTPSGDLAFLSYTSGTTGGPKGVMHVHGWPYAHLAVAATYWLDVREDDIVWATAGPGWAKWIWSPFVSTLGKGATAFVYQGRFSPETYLKLMEKYPVSVLCATPTEYRLMAKVTGIENYSLKKLRSACSAGEPLNREVIDTFKRVFDITVRDGYGQTENTLVVGTFVGVEPKPGSMGKPSPVVNVAIIDEKGQVVPVGEVGDIAIDRNMVALFKGYLNDEERTARAFRGDWYVTGDQGRMDEDGYIWFEGRADDIIISAGYTIGPFEVEDALVKHPAVAECAAVASPDPDRGHVVKAFIVLKKGYSGSEELVRELQEHTKQLTAPYKYPRKIEFVEDLPKTTSGKIRRIELRMLEKQTLS, from the coding sequence ATGGAAACAGGCCAAAACTCTTTGGGTAAGGAATTTCCATTACAAATTCCGGAGTTTTATAATTTTGCCGCGCAAGTGAGTGATTATGCGGTCAAACATCCCGATAAGAAAGCGCTTATTGTAGTCACTGAGGAAGAAACTGAGCGGACAGTCACGTATCGGGAACTGGTCGCCTATGCCAACCGAATCGGAAACGGTTTGCTTGCTTTGGGAATTAACCGGCATGACAAAGTGATAGTACTGGTTCCAAGGGGGATTGAGGCTTACGGAATTTACCTGGCTCTTAACAAGATTGGAGCCGTTATCATGCCCTGCTCTGAAATGCTTAGGGGAAAAGACATTGAGTACCGGGCCAACCATGCGGGAGCCAAAGCGGTAATCGCTTTTCCAGGCAGTGTAAAAGAGGTGGAGGAAGTAAGGGCCAACTGTCCTACCATTGAACATTTTGTCGTTATCGGGAGGCAGGACGGTTGGATCGCCTTAGAGGACATTGTGACAGCAGCAGACGATTCAATGGAGGCCCTAGACACCCCTTCCGGGGACCTGGCGTTTCTTTCCTACACTTCAGGCACCACCGGCGGACCCAAGGGGGTCATGCATGTACATGGCTGGCCCTATGCGCATCTGGCAGTGGCGGCAACCTATTGGCTGGATGTACGGGAAGATGATATAGTATGGGCTACAGCCGGCCCTGGATGGGCCAAGTGGATATGGAGTCCGTTTGTGTCGACTCTTGGCAAAGGAGCAACCGCCTTTGTCTACCAAGGCAGATTTTCTCCCGAAACCTATCTGAAATTGATGGAAAAGTATCCTGTTTCCGTGCTCTGTGCAACTCCTACGGAGTACAGGCTGATGGCCAAGGTCACCGGAATAGAGAACTACTCGTTAAAGAAGCTGCGGTCAGCCTGCTCAGCCGGGGAACCCTTGAATCGTGAAGTGATCGATACATTTAAACGGGTATTTGATATTACTGTCAGGGATGGTTACGGCCAAACGGAAAACACTCTGGTGGTGGGAACGTTTGTAGGAGTGGAACCAAAGCCGGGATCGATGGGCAAACCCTCGCCAGTTGTTAACGTCGCAATTATTGATGAGAAGGGACAGGTTGTACCGGTCGGTGAAGTTGGGGACATCGCAATCGACCGCAATATGGTGGCCCTCTTCAAAGGGTACTTGAATGATGAAGAGCGAACAGCCCGTGCGTTTCGGGGAGATTGGTACGTAACGGGAGATCAGGGCCGAATGGATGAAGACGGGTATATCTGGTTTGAGGGACGTGCCGATGATATTATAATATCAGCCGGTTATACCATTGGTCCGTTTGAAGTGGAAGACGCGTTGGTGAAGCATCCCGCAGTTGCAGAGTGCGCCGCAGTCGCCAGCCCGGATCCGGATCGCGGACACGTGGTGAAAGCTTTTATCGTCTTGAAAAAAGGGTACTCCGGTTCGGAAGAACTGGTCAGGGAATTGCAGGAACATACCAAACAGTTGACGGCTCCCTACAAATATCCAAGAAAAATCGAATTCGTAGAAGATCTTCCCAAAACCACGTCTGGCAAAATACGCAGGATTGAACTGCGGATGTTAGAGAAACAAACGTTGTCATGA
- a CDS encoding capping complex subunit for YIEGIA produces the protein MGTTLEKTILAVITTARDKVGGSSPIFYANDPKELQSTAFTLEKILDGIAHEVTQETMIIVRH, from the coding sequence ATGGGCACTACGCTGGAAAAGACCATTCTTGCGGTAATCACCACAGCAAGGGATAAAGTCGGGGGGAGCAGCCCGATTTTTTATGCCAATGACCCAAAGGAACTGCAGTCTACGGCTTTCACCCTGGAAAAAATCCTCGATGGAATTGCTCATGAAGTCACGCAAGAGACGATGATTATTGTTCGCCATTGA
- the plsY gene encoding glycerol-3-phosphate 1-O-acyltransferase PlsY: MPYIFSAVIGYLLGSISFSYLVGRYKAGIDIREHGSGNAGATNTLRVLGKQSALIVFLADALKGVMSVAAGYLLTGTDAGMAIGGLFSIIGHNWPLFFNFRGGKGVATTIGVVVSVVFLPGIIAGIIAIILLVISRIVSLASLIFLTILPIAVLLTGQPLVYFWMSLAMAVMAYWRHRTNIVRLIQGKENRLGRK; the protein is encoded by the coding sequence GTGCCGTACATCTTCTCGGCTGTCATCGGATATTTGCTGGGTTCAATTTCATTCAGCTATCTGGTTGGAAGATACAAAGCGGGAATTGATATCAGGGAACACGGTTCGGGCAACGCAGGGGCGACCAATACGCTTCGTGTGTTGGGGAAGCAATCTGCCTTGATTGTTTTTCTGGCGGATGCCTTAAAGGGCGTGATGTCAGTGGCGGCAGGGTATTTGCTGACTGGAACGGATGCTGGAATGGCCATCGGGGGACTCTTCTCGATAATTGGCCACAATTGGCCTTTGTTTTTCAATTTTCGGGGCGGCAAAGGAGTGGCCACGACCATTGGGGTTGTAGTCAGTGTCGTTTTCCTGCCTGGTATCATTGCGGGTATTATTGCAATCATTTTATTGGTAATTTCTCGCATTGTTTCCCTTGCTTCTTTAATTTTTCTGACGATTTTGCCGATTGCAGTTTTGCTGACCGGCCAGCCTCTGGTTTATTTCTGGATGTCGCTGGCCATGGCCGTCATGGCTTACTGGAGACACAGAACCAATATAGTGCGTCTGATACAGGGCAAGGAAAATCGGCTGGGTAGAAAATAG